One Urocitellus parryii isolate mUroPar1 chromosome 8, mUroPar1.hap1, whole genome shotgun sequence DNA window includes the following coding sequences:
- the Tagap gene encoding T-cell activation Rho GTPase-activating protein, with product MRLRSNFDASKTLSASNMETLIECQSEGDIKEHPLLLASCASEDSICQLIEVKKRKKVLSWPFLIRRLSPLSDFSGTLEPDLKVSLFDQPLSIICQENGALPRPIQDILAILCLKGPSTEGIFRKAASEKARKELKEALNCGGTVDLEGLPVHLLAVVFKDFLRSIPLKLLSCDLFEEWMGALEKQNEEDRIEALKQVADQLPRPNLLLLRHLVYVLHLISKNSEVNKMDSSNLAICIGPNMLTLENDHNLSLEAQRDLNNKVKTLVEFLIDNCFEIFGENIPAHSSITSDDSLEHTDSSDMSTLQNDSAYDSYDPDFEPTSAIHNPSRHPQVPTAMAAGLDNRGPQDTCELSPEPIVSTVARLKRSINQADRRFSEPSPPPSQECLESRMTNQKLTKSEDDFTAPQASPHLESEDTEDPFPEEVFPAVEGRAKRPVDLMIKNSTQSLPLLQGPGPKAFSSGSLGGSSDNSPSASPSCPKKNFFNRHQSFTMKTEKSKPSREIKKHSLSFSFASHKKVLPKTPSCETGKPKDFTRDQVKKGLRKESQLAGRIVREGRPDVYSQAAAGCGLPPRAPSVNDVFQMVDQRSPGSPPSYEEAIQSQESGLLAYGSQTVGSMRARMLSQDSMPPPPLPSHPGGGSRIVCHEEALSGRSLSSMTKCWEQGGTVSPSGETPGPGTTPGRPELPRLRTVSEFMQKDKRDYLRRRCSQPIFEADQLQYARESYI from the exons AAgttaagaagagaaagaaagttcTGTCCTGGCCCTTCCTCATAAGAAGACTGTCCCCTTTGTCAGATTTCTCTGGGACTTTGGAGCCAGACTTGAAAGTGTCACTGTTTGATCAACCCTTGTCAATTATCTGCCAGGAGAACGGCGCCCTGCCCAGACCCATTCAG GATATTCTCGCTATCCTCTGCCTCAAAGGCCCCTCGACTGAAGGAATATTCAGGAAAGCAGCCAGTGAGAAAGCCCGCAAGGAGCTGAAGGAGGCGCTCAACTGCGGGGGAACGGTGGACCTGGAAGGGCTGCCCGTACACCTGCTGGCCGTGGTCTTCAag GACTTCCTCCGGAGCATTCCCCTGAAGCTGCTGTCCTGTGACCTCTTTGAAGAGTGGATGGGCGCCCTGGAGAAGCAGAACGAGGAGGACAGAATTGAGGCCCTCAAGCA GGTTGCAGATCAGCTCCCCCGACCCAACCTCCTGCTGCTCAGGCACCTGGTCTACGTGTTGCACCTGATCAGCAAAAACTCCGAGGTTAACAAGATGGACTCCAGCAACCTGGCTATCTGCATCGGCCCCAACATGCTCACCCTGGAGAATGACCACAACTTGTCATTGGAGGCCCAGAGAGACTTGAACAATAAG GTAAAGACATTGGTGGAATTCCTCATTGACAACTGCTTTGAGATATTCGGGGAGAACATTCCAGCTCATTCCAGCATCACTTCTGATGACTCTCTGGAACACACTGATAGTTCAG ACATGTCGACCCTGCAGAACGACTCAGCCTACGACAGCTATGATCCTGACTTTGAACCCACCAGTGCCATCCACAATCCCAGCAGGCATCCCCAGGTTCCCACAGCCATGGCTGCCGGTCTGGACAACAGAGGGCCCCAGGACACCTGTGAGTTAAGCCCAGAGCCCATTGTGAGCACAGTAGCCAGACTGAAACGCTCCATCAACCAGGCAGACAGGAGGTTCTCAGAACCCAGCCCGCCACCCTCACAAGAGTGCCTTGAGAGCCGGATGACAAACCAAAAACTAACCAAAAGTGAGGATGACTTCACCGCGCCCCAGGCCAGCCCTCATTTGGAAAGCGAGGACACGGAAGACCCGTTTCCAGAGGAGGTCTTCCCTGCAGTAGAAGGCAGAGCCAAGAGACCAGTGGACCTGATGATCAAGAACTCAACCCAGAGTTTGCCTTTGCTGCAGGGACCAGGACCCAAAGCCTTCTCCAGCGGCTCCCTGGGTGGGTCCTCTGACAATTCACCATCAGCTTCTCCTTCCTGTcccaaaaaaaatttcttcaacaGACACCAGTCTTTCACCATGAAGACTGAGAAAAGCAAGCCCAGCAGAGAAATTAAAAAGCACTCCCTGTCATTTTCCTTTGCCTCTCACAAAAAAGTGCTGCCCAAGACCCCGAGCTGTGAGACCGGGAAACCCAAAGACTTTACCAGAGACCAAGTCAAGAAGGGCTTGAGAAAAGAAAGTCAGCTTGCTGGAAGGATCGTCCGGGAGGGCAGGCCTGATGTCTACAGCCAAGCAGCTGCAGGCTGCGGCTTGCCACCTAGGGCCCCCTCAGTCAATGACGTGTTCCAGATGGTTGACCAGAGGAGCCCAGGAAGCCCGCCATCTTATGAAGAGGCCATTCAGAGCCAGGAGTCTGGACTCTTGGCCTATGGCAGCCAGACCGTGGGAAGTATGCGGGCGAGAATGCTGAGCCAGGACTCCATGCCGCCACCTCCTCTGCCTTCTCACCCTGGAGGAGGCTCCAGGATTGTCTGCCATGAAGAAGCACTTAGTGGACGCAGCCTGTCTTCCATGACTAAGTGCTGGGAACAGGGTGGGACTGTGAGTCCCTCTGGGGAAACTCCAGGGCCTGGAACCACACCGGGGAGGCCTGAGCTTCCCAGGCTAAGGACTGTGTCCGAGTTTATGCAGAAGGACAAGCGGGACTACCTCAGGCGACGATGTAGCCAGCCCATCTTTGAGGCTGACCAACTCCAATATGCTAGAGAATCCTACATTTAG